Proteins encoded within one genomic window of Sebastes fasciatus isolate fSebFas1 chromosome 18, fSebFas1.pri, whole genome shotgun sequence:
- the sox7 gene encoding transcription factor SOX-7 — MMAALISAYSSWPESFECPPGDGDAADGHGPHRTAVDNKAPEPRIRRPMNAFMVWAKDERKRLAVQNPDLHNAELSKMLGKSWKALTPPDKRPYVEEAERLRVQHMQDYPNYKYRPRRKKQLKRICKRVDPGFLLSGLAPDQNALPEQRVLCHPLDKDEGSPTGIRFSSPSPALPSVRSFRDPAGSNSSFDNYPYGLPTPPEMSPLDAMDHEHVPPSYYSTSGSSSCSSSCPDEHHQNQTHMGSPPPYHTDYTQTQIHCGGTHIGHISHMSQTGGGLIPGHPLSYYSTSFPPQIHHGLHQGHLGQLSPPPETQGHLETLDQLSQAELLGEVDRNEFDQYLNSNGTSFHLEQGSGGMTVTGHIQLAPVTSASACPSSTTETSLISVLADATAAYYNNYGIS; from the exons ATGATGGCAGCTCTCATCAGCGCGTACTCGTCGTGGCCGGAGTCCTTCGAGTGTCCTCCAGGAGACGGAGACGCGGCTGATGGACACGGTCCTCACAGGACAGCCGTGGACAACAAGGCTCCGGAGCCGCGCATCAGACGGCCCATGAACGCGTTCATGGTGTGGGCCAAAGACGAGCGCAAACGACTGGCGGTGCAAAACCCAGACCTGCACAATGCAGAGCTCAGCAAAATGTTGG GCAAGTCATGGAAGGCCCTGACTCCCCCTGATAAGAGGCCCTACGTGGAGGAAGCAGAGAGGCTGCGGGTGCAGCACATGCAGGACTACCCCAACTATAAGTATCGGCCTCGCCGGAAGAAACAGCTGAAACGCATCTGCAAGCGAGTGGACCCTGGCTTCCTCCTGAGCGGTCTGGCCCCTGATCAGAACGCCCTGCCCGAACAGCGGGTCCTCTGTCACCCCCTGGACAAAGACGAGGGCAGCCCCACTGGTATCAGGTTCTCCAGCCCCAGCCCTGCTCTGCCCAGCGTCAGAAGCTTCAGAGACCCGGCCGGTTCCAACAGCAGCTTTGACAACTACCCATACGGTCTGCCCACCCCCCCTGAGATGTCCCCCTTAGACGCCATGGACCATGAGCATGTGCCCCCTTCTTACTACTCAACATCCGGTagctcctcctgctcttcctcctgccCAGATGAGCACCACCAGAATCAGACACACATGGGCAGCCCGCCCCCTTACCACACTGACTACACCCAGACCCAAATCCACTGTGGGGGCACACACATAGGTCACATCTCTCACATGTCCCAAACTGGTGGTGGACTGATCCCCGGCCATCCGCTGTCTTACTACAGTACCTCATTTCCCCCCCAGATTCACCACGGGCTCCACCAGGGTCACCTGGGTCAGCTGTCCCCGCCACCAGAGACACAGGGTCACCTGGAGACTCTAGACCAGCTGAGCCAGGCAGAGCTTCTGGGCGAGGTGGACCGCAACGAGTTTGACCAGTACCTGAACTCCAATGGGACCAGCTTCCATCTTGAGCAGGGCAGCGGCGGCATGACTGTTACAGGACACATCCAGTTGGCGCCTGTCACTTCTGCTTCCGCGTGTCCCAGTAGCACCACAGAAACCAGCCTCATTTCGGTGCTCGCGGACGCAACGGCGgcctactacaacaactacggCATCTCGTAA